From the genome of Fusarium keratoplasticum isolate Fu6.1 chromosome 11, whole genome shotgun sequence, one region includes:
- a CDS encoding FAD-binding PCMH-type domain-containing protein, with protein sequence MFIQRSSWLASVALSLLLSSSNAQTITVNGKTVAADKSNVAPAADVPSGDSHTGFESIQLTEDVLTNLTDLKLSNVSLFYFDDDSNSEKRSVGSSQKCRALPGDALYPSRIAWKVLDILSGGALIKTVPLGSACYDGEHYDETKCQFLIDNWNKSDTHVVDPSSVMSPLFEGATCEPQGAALGKNCTLGGFPSYSLNITNVAQIQLAINFARNSNLRLVVRNTGHDFLGKNTGEGALSLWTHHLNDIEVIKNYKSAGGRYKGPAFKVGAGVVVHELYEAAEREGYTAVGGECRTVGVAGGYAVGGGHSPVTPIHGLGSDQILSVDIVTPDGRFITADETQNKDLFWALRGGGPATWGVVTSMTVKVHEKTVFSGMTWDTTTTAMNITDDTFWKAIEAYWRRYPEFSAAKAYGYCRMSGLTGGGYAWRGLPFMVPGMKLIDFKKLVQPLIDEWTALGVDPQLQFFEHDSLYQAWTRHFPVSRVGSPYARTGSRLLPRKNWEDEELLNKTIQTVRSIVEDGAFLVHYNINADEPDNTAASSVNPAWRDVMMFNIIGLTWTEDTSESDVAAIHKKLTGDLVQRLKDVSPGAGGYLNEGDVMDPEFSQSFFGDNYERLLKIKKKVDPKDVFWAPTAVGSEGWYITGQESYVTKQTGRLCRKN encoded by the exons ATGTTCATCCAGCGGTCCAGTTGGTTGGCTTCGGTGGCTCTGTCCCTCCTCCTGTCCTCTTCCAACGCCCAAACCATTACCGTCAATGGCAAGACTGTCG CCGCCGATAAGTCCAATGTCGCTCCAGCAGCCGATGTTCCTTCGGGTGATTCCCACACGGGCTTTGAAAGCATCCAGCTGACTGAGGATGTACTCACCAATCTCACGGACCTCAAATTGAGCAATGTCTCGCTGTTCTACTTTGACGACGACTCCAACTCGGAGAAGCGATCCGTCGGTAGTTCTCAGAAGTGCAGGGCGTTGCCTGGCGATGCCCTCTATCCCAGCCGCATCGCCTGGAAGGTCTTGGACATTCTCAGCGGTGGCGCGTTGATCAAGACGGTGCCCCTGGGTTCTGCCTGCTATGATGGCGAGCATTATGACGAGACCAAGTGTCAATTCCTCATCGACAACTGGAACAAATCCGACACACA CGTCGTAGATCCCTCTTCGGTCATGTCCCCTCTCTTCGAGGGTGCCACATGTGAGCCCCAAGGCGCTGCTCTCGGCAAGAACTGCACGCTGGGAGGATTCCCATCGTACTCGCTCAATATCACCAACGTGGCCCAAATCCAGCTGGCCATCAACTTTGCTCGCAACTCGAACCTGCGTCTCGTTGTCCGCAACACTGGTCATGACTTCCTGGGCAAGAACACCGGAGAGGGCGCTCTGTCACTCTGGACGCATCATCTTAATGACATTGaagttattaagaattacAAGTCCGCTGGAGGCCGCTACAAGGGGCCGGCCTTCAAGGTCGGGGCCGGCGTCGTGGTACACGAGCTTTacgaggctgctgagcgCGAAGGCTATACCGCTGTTGGTGGCGAGTGTCGT ACTGTTGGTGTCGCTGGTGGCTATGCCGTCGGAGGAGGTCACTCTCCTGTGACGCCCATTCACGGCCTCGGTTCCGACCAGATTCTCAGCGTCGACATCGTCACTCCCGACGGCCGCTTCATCACTGCGGATGAGACTCAGAATAAAGATCTTTTCTGGGCTCTTCGTGGCGGCGGCCCAGCTACTTGGGGTGTTGTCACCTCGATGACGGTCAAGGTCCACGAGAAGACAGTCTTCTCCGGTATGACGTGGGATACCACCACGACGGCCATGAACATTACGGACGATACCTTCTGGAAGGCCATCGAAGCCTACTGGCGACGCTACCCTGAGTTCtccgctgccaaggcctaCGGTTACTGCCGGATGTCAGGACTCACCGGAGGTGGCTATGCCTGGCGAGGCTTGCCCTTCATGGTCCCCGGAATGAAACTCATTGATTTCAAGAAGCTTGTACAGCCTCTGATTGACGAATGGACTGCCCTGGGTGTTGATCCCCAGCTCCAGTTCTTCGAGCATGACAGCTTGTACCAGGCTTGGACTCGTCACTTCCCAGTCTCCAGAGTCGGTAGCCCTTATGCCCGAACTGGATCGCGCCTCTTGCCTCGCAAAAACtgggaagacgaggagctcTTGAACAAGACTATCCAGACAGTTCGCTCCATCGTGGAGGATGGCGCTTTCCTGGTTCACTACAACATCAATGCGGATGAGCCCGACAACACGGCCGCGAGCTCCGTTAATCCGGCCTGGCGTGACGTCATGATGTTCAACATCATCGGTCTCACCTGGACCGAAGACACGTCCGAGTCCGACGTGGCTGCCATTCACAAGAAGCTCACCGGCGATCTCGTTCAGCGCCTCAAGGACGTCAGccccggcgccggcggctaCCTCAACGAGGGCGACGTCATGGACCCCGAGTTCTCCCAGTCCTTCTTTGGAGATAACTACGAGCGTCTATTGAAGATTAAGAAAAAGGTTGACCCCAAGGATGTATTCTGGGCGCCAACTGCTGTGGGTAGCGAGGGCTGGTACATTACCGGCCAGGAAAGCTATGTGACGAAGCAGACTGGTCGTCTCTGCCGTAAGAACTAA
- a CDS encoding Zn(2)-C6 fungal-type domain-containing protein gives MPQTLRSPRRPRKHGKTFTGCWTCRSRKVKCDEARPRCRHCLKKGIECEGYDIRLHWLPPETGCELEPSTSEYQAKSCRSQIPFDSTGPALPWSQVEEILVVLDTLHTQLDGTQGKDKTSRFINGFGVFESHDRASTCTSEPSSPASEPLNVHHDLATSLVPFSPDPFEIRNSIGLLSPESASDLSSLSSISTVQLSTFDPAFVNPFFDDNLGEESPSCNYSGHGNPTHVQEDSVRDCSANEESQTALSFPLPPQPSPELTGKERFLMHHYMNRVVHLFCALDNPKSPWKTIHLPRALQSAGELVIQGSTSKIRGALRNALLSVSAFCLSNDKVQIQDEDARKWRKDGICYRGIAIKLLSEAIAPASFSKCRPKYKEFLATMLSMISINVMSGDTASCSLHLDAAHGLITHARTWKSRYSNKAQALHRIYFFLRTIYESTAIQSTTTCDKLCEARIAGSFCTGEPTNLLYNSPETTPSVTSSKAWSSGDAYESIYAIPQDLLMLLNRAVELISMVTEARETSISTDIPPHLVEICDELEKSIMDYEAGYIDADDMSGTASSNLSIIQHMTRAFHNAVIIYFAQHIRLVGHRYLQSFVENVLDSIEAIERIKAETKILATPLYWPAFIAASEAFDVRLQTRFQFWYNQVERYGIEYIRAGRCILEQVWAEGPSRGTRVTSQWKTVVERTGSTLMLS, from the exons ATGCCTCAGACATTACGATCTCCCCGCCGGCCTCGAAAGCATGGCAAGACGTTTACCGGCTGCTGGACATGTCGAAGTCGCAAGGTCAAGTGCGATGAGGCGCGGCCGAGGTGTCGTCACTGCCTGAAAAAGGGCATTGAGTGTGAGGGATATGACATTCGACTTCATTGGCTACCACCAGAGACCGGCTGTGAACTTGAGCCTTCAACTTCGGAATACCAAGCCAAGTCATGTCGGAGTCAGATTCCATTTG ACTCAACAGGACCGGCTCTGCCGTGGTCTCAAGTTGAGGAGATTCTAGTGGTGCTCGACACGCTCCACACTCAACTCGACGGTACCCAGGGAAAGGACAAAACCTCTCGATTCATTAATGgttttggtgtttttgaGTCTCATGACCGAGCATCCACCTGCACTTCAGAACCATCATCCCCGGCGTCGGAGCCACTCAACGTTCACCATGATCTCGCAACCTCTCTGGTACCATTCAGTCCTGATCCCTTTGAGATCAGAAACTCTATAGGCTTGCTTTCGCCGGAAAGTGCATCCGACTTATCGTCTCTATCTTCCATCTCCACCGTTCAGCTTTCAACTTTCGACCCCGCCTTCGTAAATCCCTTCTTCGACGATAATCTGGGTGAAGAAAGCCCTAGCTGCAACTACTCAGGGCATGGGAATCCTACGCATGTTCAAGAAGACTCGGTACGAGACTGTTCTGCCAACGAAGAATCGCAAACAGCCCTGAGTTTCCCCCTTCCACCACAACCATCACCCGAACTCACTGGCAAGGAGCGGTTCCTGATGCACCACTACATGAATAGAGTTGTACATCTCTTTTGCGCCCTAGATAATCCCAAGAGCCCTTGGAAGACCATTCACTTACCTAGGGCCCTACAGAGTGCTGGAGAACTAGTCATTCAGGGCTCAACATCTAAGATTCGAGGTGCTTTGAGGAATGCGCTGCTCTCGGTTAGCGCCTTTTGCCTCTCAAACGATAAAGTCCAGATACAGGACGAAGATGCTCGGAAATGGAGAAAAGACGGAATCTGCTACCGCGGAATCGCCATTAAGCTTCTTTCAGAGGCTATTGCGCCTGCATCATTCTCCAAGTGCCGGCCCAAGTATAAAGAGTTTCTCGCCACCATGCTGTCTATGATTTCCATCAAT GTCATGTCAGGGGACACTGCGAGCTGCAGCCTGCATCTAGACGCCGCCCACGGATTAATCACTCACGCCAGGACTTGGAAGTCCAGGTACTCCAACAAGGCTCAGGCCCTTCATCGAATCTATTTCTTCCTTAGAACCATCTACGAGAGCACGGCCATACAAAGCACGACGACTTGCGACAAACTCTGTGAGGCTCGCATCGCAGGGTCGTTCTGTACTGGCGAACCAACCAACCTGCTTTACAACAGCCCAGAAACGACACCTTCAGTCACATCATCCAAGGCTTGGTCCAGCGGGGATGCATACGAGAGCATTTATGCCATACCACAGGACctcttgatgctgctgaaCAGAGCTGTGGAGCTAATTAGCATGGTTACGGAGGCGAGGGAGACATCTATCAGCACGGATATTCCACCACACCTGGTTGAAATTTGCGACGAGTTGGAAAAGAGCATCATGGATTACGAAGCTGGTTATATCGATGCAGATGATATGTCAGGCACGGCATCATCAAACCTATCCATCATCCAACACATGACACGAGCTTTCCATAACGCCGTCATCATCTATTTCGCCCAACACATACGGCTAGTGGGACATCGCTACCTCCAGTCCTTTGTCGAGAATGTGCTCGACAGCATCGAGGCGATAGAGCGAATCAAAGCTGAAACCAAGATTCTCGCAACACCACTCTACTGGCCAGCATTCATCGCCGCGAGCGAGGCATTCGACGTCAGACTTCAGACTCGGTTTCAGTTTTGGTACAACCAGGTGGAGAGATACGGCATAGAGTATATCCGTGCAGGTCGTTGCATCCTGGAGCAAGTATGGGCAGAAGGGCCATCTCGAGGCACCCGTGTAACCAGTCAGTGGAAGACTGTGGTTGAGAGGACTGGTTCGACACTGATGTTGTCTTGA
- a CDS encoding Bac-luciferase domain-containing protein — protein sequence MAANDNPLPNNHGSSHKKKIILNAFVMNTPGHLAPGLWRHPRNKTDQYKKLSFWTDLAQLLDKADFHAMFIADTLGPYDVYKGPANVVPVLSSGAQYPVNDPLYLVPALAAATKNLIFGVTASLTYEKPYALARRLSTVDHLSEGRVAWNIVTSYLDSAARNHGLDEQIPHDERYAIAHEYLEVLYKLWEGSFRDDAVLADRESGTYIASDAVREIHHKGKYFQVPGPHFVEPSPQRTPFLFQAGVSEAGNGFGGKHGEAIFVGGQTPEGVRKTVDNIRAIAAKEGRDPNHIKIIVGIAVIIAATDEEAKAKRDEYLSYADTEGALALFGGWTGIDLSGYSDDEDFRLTEAPRIQSILRRWSDTVPGTDNLPWTKRRIAEYISIGGLGAKIIGSPTTVADELERWVEVADVDGFNLSHIVNPGSFEDIIEFLLPELRRRGVFRSGVDKEGATAREVFIGSKRLPDDHPGSKYKWQAGQEAPPFLDEEGGK from the coding sequence ATGGCAGCCAACGATAACCCACTGCCAAACAATCATGGCTCCTCTCATAAGAAAAAGATCATTCTGAACGCTTTTGTCATGAATACACCTGGCCATCTAGCTCCAGGCCTCTGGAGACATCCCCGGAACAAGACAGACCAGTACAAGAAGCTGTCTTTCTGGACCGATCTCGCCCAGTTGCTGGACAAGGCAGATTTCCATGCCATGTTCATTGCTGATACTCTGGGTCCATACGATGTCTACAAAGGCCCTGCTAATGTGGTCCCGGTCCTGAGCTCGGGGGCTCAGTATCCTGTCAACGACCCGCTGTATCTGGTCCcggccttggcggcggcgacaaaGAATCTCATCTTTGGAGTGACGGCAAGTCTGACTTACGAGAAGCCATATGCCCTTGCTCGGCGACTCTCGACCGTTGATCATCTCAGCGAGGGTCGTGTCGCGTGGAACATTGTCACCTCGTACCTCGACAGTGCAGCTCGAAACCATGGGTTAGACGAGCAAATCCCTCATGACGAAAGATACGCCATCGCACACGAGTACCTTGAAGTCTTGTACAAGCTCTGGGAAGGAAGTTTCCGAGACGATGCCGTGTTGGCAGACCGTGAGAGCGGAACTTATATCGCTTCGGATGCTGTCCGCGAGATTCACCACAAGGGCAAATACTTTCAGGTACCTGGCCCTCATTTCGTCGAGCCTTCGCCCCAGAGAACTCCATTTCTTTTCCAGGCTGGCGTTTCCGAGGCAGGCAACGGCTTTGGTGGAAAGCACGGCGAGGCCATCTTCGTTGGAGGCCAAACGCCAGAAGGCGTGAGGAAGACGGTAGACAACATTCGTGCCATTGCTGCCAAGGAGGGTAGAGATCCCAACCACATCAAGATCATCGTTGGAATTGCCGTTATTATTGCAGCGACggatgaagaagccaaggcaaAGCGAGACGAGTATCTGTCGTACGCTGATACCGAGGGCGCTCTGGCCTTATTTGGAGGCTGGACCGGTATCGATCTATCGGGTTACTCGGATGACGAGGACTTCCGTCTGACTGAAGCGCCTCGCATCCAGTCCATCCTGCGTCGATGGTCAGACACAGTCCCAGGAACAGACAATCTTCCGTGGACCAAGCGAAGGATTGCCGAGTACATCAGCATCGGTGGTCTCGGGGCTAAGATCATCGGAAGTCCCACAACTGTCGCAGACGAGTTAGAGCGTTGGGTCGAGGTTGCTGATGTCGATGGATTCAACTTATCGCACATTGTTAACCCGGGCAGTTTTGAGGATATTATCGAGTTTCTGCTTCCAGAACTGCGTCGTCGTGGAGTGTTCAGGTCCGGGGTTGACAAAGAGGGCGCAACGGCGAGAGAAGTCTTTATCGGCTCGAAGCGACTGCCAGATGATCATCCTGGCAGCAAGTACAAGTGGCAAGCTGGCCAGGAAGCACCCCCAttcttggatgaggagggggggAAATGA